CGATCGCCAGGAAAATCGCGATGGTAAATGATTTGCCGCCCGCGCCCGCATTGAATGTCGAGCAGCTTTTTCCCTTTCAACTCGACCCGTTCCAGCTTCAAGCAATCTCGGCGATCGACGCGGGCAAGTCTGCTGTCGTCAGCGTACCGACGGGCTCGGGAAAGACGCTGGTGGGCGAATACGCTATCCATCGCGCCCTTGCTCGCGGCAAGCGCGTGTTTTACACCACGCCGCTGAAAGCGTTATCCAATCAAAAGTGGCGCGACTTCCAAGCCGCATTCGGTGCCGAGCAGGTGGGATTGCTGACGGGCGACACGTCGATCGAGCGCGACGCGGCGATTGTGGTCATGACCACAGAAGTATTCCGCAACATGCTTTATGGCACGCGGATCGGACAGGTGGGCGTATCTCTCGAAGGGGTGGAAGCCTTAGTCCTCGATGAGTGCCACTACATGAACGATCCCAGCCGCGGAACGGTTTGGGAGGAGTCGATCGTTTACTGTCCGCCGGCAATTCAACTGATAGCACTTTCGGCAACGATCGCCAATGCCGACCAGCTAACCGACTGGATCGCGCGCGTTCACGGTCCGACGGAGCTGATCGAATCGGATTTCCGTCCGGTACCGCTGCAGTTTCACTTCTGTAATCTTAAAGGCTTGTTTCCGCTGCTCGACCCCGAGGGGCAGAAGATCAACCCGCGCTTGCGGGAGAAGAAACCCCCACGCCGAGGCGACAAGCGACGTCGCGAGCGACGCGACGACTGCCCGGGCATAGCCGAGGTGGTCGAGCGGCTGCAGTCCCGCGATATGCTCCCAGCAATTTATTTCATCTTCAGCCGGCGCGGCTGCGACGAGGCAGTCCGACAGCTCGGCAGCACATCACTAGTGACCATTGAGGAAGCTCAGATCCTGCAGCAGCGGCTGGAAAACTTTCTCCGCGAGCATCCAGAAGGTGCCCGTGCCGGTCAAGCCGAGCCGCTGACGCGGGGAATTGCCGCCCACCATGCCGGAATTTTACCAGCTTGGAAAGGCTTGGTTGAAGAATTATTTTCCGCCGGGTTGGTCAAGGTGGTCTTTGCAACGGAGACCCTAGCTGCCGGCATTAACATGCCCGCCCGGACGACAGCAATCTCCTCGATGTCGAAGCGAACCGATCGCGGACACCGCATGTTGCGCGCTTCGGAGTTCCTGCAGATGTCTGGGCGGGCGGGACGGCGCGGCATGGACCCGACCGGTCATGTGGTGTGCGTGCAGACGCGCTTCGAAGGTGCAAAGGAAGCCGCCTTTTTGGCAACTAAAACGTCCGACCCGTTAGTCAGTCAGTTCACGCCAACTTACGGTATGGTCTTGAACTTGCTGCAGACACACACGATGGCGGAAGCCAAGGATTTGCTCGAACGCAGCTTCGCGCAGTACTTGGCGACGCTGAAGCTCGCTCCCGAGCAGCAGGCGATCGCCGGGCGCAGCCAAGAACTTGCTCGCCTCGATATCGAACTCGCGCCGATTCAAACAGAGCATATTTTCCATTTCGAGAAGCTCCACGCCCGCTTACGCGAAGAAAAGCGCATTGCCAAATACCTCCACCAGCAAGCGCGCGAGACGCGCGCTCCGGCGATTCAACTAGCCCTAGAGCACATCGCCCCTGGGGATATCGTCTACCTCAAAGGCCCGCATATTGCCCTGACCGATGCGGTAGCAGCAGCGGTGTGCGATCGCCTCCCGGCAAGTCCTGCAGACAACCTGTTATGTTTGGGAGCCGATAACTACTGGTACGTTGCCGCTCGCGATGACATTACCGGCATTGCCGACACCACGATCGCGCCCTCAGAGGTGGAGGGGTTGCGATCGCCGGACGATTTCGTGCTCGCTCCCGGACGGCATGCTGCCGGCGACGACCGGTCGGCTCCCGCAGCAGCAGCGATCGCGGCGCGCGCGACCGACCCGCCAATTGCACCAGAGGTAGCCGCCCAGCAAGATAAAATAGGCAGCCTACAGGCGCAACTGGACGTGCATCCACTGCACCAGTGGGGTAAACCCGGTCGCCTCATCAAGCATTACTATCGGCGGATTGCTTTGCGCGAAGAGCTGGCCGAGCGTAACGCCAAAACCCGCGAACATCGCTCGCAGCACTGGCAAGAGTTTCTTAACATCTGCGATGTATTGCGCGACTTTGAAGCCCTCGACGGCGATACGCCTACAGCACTCGGACGGATGGCTGCGGCGATCCGCGCCGACAACGAGTTGTGGCTGGCGCTGGCGCTCGGGAGCGATGCCTGCGCTGCTTTGGACGGGCACCAACTTGCTGCTACCGTTTGTGCCTTAGTCAGCGAGCCGCCCCGCCCGGATAGCAACACCAATTTCGAGCCATCGCCTTTTACTCTCGACGCGCTGGATGCTTTGCGGCGACCGCGCCGCCTGTTATTTCAGGTACAGCATCGCAATAAAGTCGCGATTCCGATATGGCTTGAGTACGGATCGATCGGCATAATCGAAGCCTGGGTGCGCGGAATCGACTGGGTTGATTTGTGTGACGGCACGACCCTTGACGAAGGCGACATCGTCCGCATGCTGCGGCGTACAATGGATATCTTGTCGCAGATTCCCCACGTGCCGCATTTGAGCGAGAGCACGTGCCGCACTGCGTCCGACGCCCTCGCCGCAATGAAGCGTTTTCCGGTCGAAGATTAGGGCGGCCTGTTCGCCCACCGAACCGCTACCCCTCGGGACTTGGTTGCGTCTCGGCCGACAAGCTATCCGCGATCGCCCGTCGAGATTCGCGCTCGTGCCGAGCGACGAATCAAGGACTTCCCGAACTCCGCATCCCTAAGACCCATGCCTCAACTGCCTATCGTGGCGATCCTCGGTCGCCCCAATGTCGGTAAATCCACGCTCGTCAATAAGCTAACCGGCAGCCGGGAGGCGATCGTTCACGACATGCCCGGTATCACGCGCGATCGCCTATACCAACCTGCTTTTTGGCGCGATCGCGATTTCCTGGTGGTTGATACGGGCGGCTTGGTCTTCGACGACGACACCGAGTTCTTGCCCCTGATTCGCGAACAGGCAGCCGTAGCCCTAGCCGAAGCCAGTGCGGCTGTTTTTGTCGTGGACGGCCAATTGGGTGTCACGGCCGGCGACATTGAAATTGCCGATTGGCTTCGCCGCCAGTCGGTGCCCGTGTTTTTAGCCGTCAACAAATGCGAGGCACCCGATCGCGGCGCGCTGCAGGCCGCGCAGTTTTGGGAACTGGGCTTGGGGGAACCCTTTGCGGTGTCGGGCATTCACGGCACGGGTACGGGCGATCTCCTCGATGCGGTGTTACCGCACTTGCCGCCCGTGGAGTCCCTCGACGAGCGCGAGGAAATTCGCGTGGCGATCGTCGGGCGACCGAATGTGGGCAAATCCAGTTTGCTGAACGCGCTATCGGGCATGACGCGCGCGATCGTCAGTCCGATCTCGGGCACGACGCGCGATGCCGTGGATTGGACAGTGGAGCGCAACGGACAAAGCTATCGCATCATCGACACGGCCGGGATTCGCAAGAAAAAGAACGTCGACTACGGACCGGAATTCTTCGGCGTCGGGCGAGCCTTTAAAGCCATCCGCCGTGCTGATGTGGTGCTCTTGGTCTTGGACGCGATCGATGGCGTGACCGACCAAGATCTTAAACTTGCCGGTCGCATTAAAGACGACGGGCGTGCTGCCGTATTGGTCCTGAACAAGTGGGATGCGATCGAAAAAGACTCCAACACGATCTATACCTTCGAACGAGAGATTCGCGCGCGGCTGCATTTCATGGATTGGGCGGAAGCAATCTTCGCGAGCGCGCAATCGGGGCAGCGGGTTGGCAAAATTCTCGATCTGGTAGACGTCGCTGCTGCCGAGCACCGCCGCCGCGTTTCAACTGCCACGATCAACGAAGTACTGCAGGAAGCAACGAGCTGGTATACGCCGCCAACGAACCGCCAAGGCCGTCAAGGCAAGATTTACTACGGCACGCAAGTCAGCAGCCAGCCGCCGACGATCGCGCTCTTTGTCAACGATCCGCTGCGTTTTAAGGACGATTACCGCCGCTATATCGAGCGCCAGTTTCGCGAACAGCTGGGGTTTACCGGTACGCCCCTACGTTTGATCTGGCGCGGCAAGCGCGCGCGCGAAGCCGAACCCAGTTCGGCCAATCGCGCCACCAAGGTTTGAGCTGAGCGTTGCCATCTTGAACTACAGCAGTAAGAATTAACGCAGGGTTAACTGTGAACTAATCTGCGAATTGACGCGCGTAGATCTGGGCATAGCGACCGGAGCGAGCGAGCAGTTCGTCGTGAGTCCCAACTTCCACGATGCGACCGCCTTCGAGGACGACGATACGATCGGCGCGGCGAACGGTGGTCAAGCGGTGGGCGATGACAAATACCGTTCGCTCGCGCGCGATCCGCTCGACTGCCTCGCGCACGAGTGCTTCCGACTCGGTGTCGAGGGCCGATGTGGCTTCGTCGAGCACGAGCACGCGCGGGTTCGACAGCACGGCACGGGCGATCGCCACCCGCTGGCGCTGGCCGCCAGAGAGAGAGAGACCCCGCTCGCCGACATAAGTGTGGTAGCCCTGCGATAGTTGGGTGACGAACTGGTGGGCGTTGGCCGTCCGGGCCGCGGCCGCGATCGCGTCGAGGGAACAGTTGCGTGCAAAGGCAATATTCTCGGCGATCGTGCCGGAGAAGAGCGTCGTTTCTTGGGGGACGATCGCCAGCTGGCGTCGCAAGCTCCAGAGTGTGACAGTTCGGATATCAGTGCCGTCGATGTAGATCGCGCCAGACTGGGGATCGTAGAACCGAAACAACAGGTTCATCAGTGTTGTTTTGCCCGCGCCGGAGGGTCCCACCAGCGCCACGGTCTCGCCGGGATGTACGAGGAAGTTCAAGTTTTGAACCACTGGCAGGTCCGGCCAATAGCCGAAGCTCACGTTACGGAACTCGACCTTTCCCGAAACCGGCGGCAGCGGTTCGGCATTCGGGCGATCGCGGACGGAGGGTTTCATTGCCAGCAACTCGAAGATGCGCGCGACCGATGCTTCACCCTGCTTGAATTCGTTGTAATTGCTGGTAGTAATGGCGATCGGATCGACCAGCATTAGCATGGCGGCACCGTAGCTGATAAACTCGCTGCTCGATAGATTGCCGCGTCCGATTTGCCAACTGCCGACCAAGAAGAGCAACAGCACGCTTGTGGCTTCCAAAAATCCCACGACCGGGAACTGAATAGCTTTCAGGCGTTCGGCTGCGTAGCGCGCCTGGCGGTTGGTTTCGGCGGCACGTCGAAAGCGCCCTAACAAGAAATCCTCGGCAGCAAAGGCTTGCACTAGGCGAATCTCGCCGAAGACTTCGGTCAGCAGCGCCGATAGATCTGAAATGCGATTTTGCCCGCGCCGCGAGAACTTCTGTATCTGCTCGCCAAACCACGCAATCAGCAAGCCCATCATGGGTGCGAGGATCGCCAGCGCGACTGTAAGCTGCCAGTTCAGGACAACAACGAACGCGAATACTGCCAGCAACTGCAGCACGCTCGGCAGGAACTGTTGGAAGAACTTGTTCACAACCTCGCCGATGCGATCCACGTCTTCCGTAAGACGATAGGAAAGGTCGCCGGTTTTTGCAGTTGCGAAGTAATCCAGGCTCAGTCGTTGCAAATGTGCGAAGGTGGTCTGCCGAATGTCATAAGCGATCGCCAGAGCCGCTTCAGCCATCAGCGCATCTTGACCGAACTGCGCGATCTTCTGCGCTAAGAATATCCCCAAGGCAATTCCGGCCAGCCGCCCGCTCTCGCTTACATTTCCTTCACCAACCGCCTTGGCGATCGGACCGGCCAGCCACGCCAGCACCGGCCAGAAAGCAACAAATGCCATCGTACAGGCTAGTGCTTTGGCGATCGCCCAAGCTTGCGGGCGCAGAAACGGGAGCAGTTGCAGATACGTCACAAAAATCGAGCTTGGAGCTACAGGCAATACGGATCGTTCACCCTATGAGAACACATCGCGCGCGCTAACGCTCGCCAGCCGAGTACGGGCGGGTTGGCGAGTGCGTCAAAACGTGCTTCTTTGCGTATGGTTGTGAACGAGCGGATCGACGCAAGTTGCTACAATGGCGAGCTGAAAAAAGTGAGTGACGATTGCTGGTTAATCGCAATAGCGACTTAGAGAAACTCTGATGAGTATCGTCACCCTCATTGAGATTCGCGAGAGCACAGTGGTTTATGAGTAGTGGTATAGGTTAAAACTCTTAGAATCAATGCATTATAGGCATGTACTAAGTGCTTAATGGCATCAATTTTGGTTTACGACTTCCTAGAAAAAGATAGGCTCTTCCCGATCGGTCTAGAGACCCGCTGCCGCCAGGTATTGTGAAGGCGTTTGACCTGGTTGGTTTTCCCAGCTTCTTTCCCAACCGGACAATGTTGGTGACTAGACATCACATTTTGTAGGCTTGCCAAAAGGGGTCGCATCACCTTCTTTGGAGAAAACACGGAAGCCGCCTGAGCGGAAACAGTCTATGTCCCCCACACTAGCTAGTTTCTAGCGCACTGCGAGGAGTCTTTTCACGCCGGTGCGGAATTATCTTCTTAGAATGTGATGCGCACCTGACAAAGGAGAAGGGGTATGGCAAAAAACTGTTATAAGCAACCTAGATAGGGCTTGCTGAAAAAGGCTGGAATTGTTTCATCGAAAAGGTTCCAGCGTTTTTTGCATCAGAGAAGTGCAAGGTTATGGTTGCTAGTGCCTCAAAACCCTTGCACTTGAGCCGAGATCTAGGGGCGAAAATCTGGATCTAGATGGCGAAAGCCTGATTTCATGAGCTCTCTGTCCCCTAAATTCACTTTGTGGACTTTTTCAGCAAGCCCTAGATAGGGTGCTACATTTCCCAAACAATTATGTTAGCCAAAATTGTCTGTAAGCCATGCCCTAACTTGGCTGCGCCCCACCACCACTTGTAGATTACTAAGCGCGACCCTACCCGTGCTACACGTTTTTGTCTATGGCACGCTCAAACCCGGAGGTGCTAACTACGCAACTTACTGTGCCGGGAAGGCGATCGTGGTTGGCCGTGCCCACATCATCGGGCAGCTTTACGACTTGCCCCTCGGCTACCCTGCTGCAATTGCAGCAGGGGGGCGCATCGAAGGCTACCTGCTCGCTTTTGCGCACCCAACCAGCCTGGCCGACCTCGACGAACTCGAAGGGTGCAATCCTGACGGCTTGCCAACTGCCAACGATTACTACCGCAAACTCGTAAAGGTTTAAACCGCCAGTGGGAAAGCGATCGCTTGGTCTTGGTGCTATTTCATGACCGCAGACGCGGTCCGCGCCCTGGGCGGCACTTATCTATCCTCAGGATGGTGGAGCGGCCCGCTCGAACGAGATTGAAGAGTCGGGGTATTCAGACCGCTAGCTGCGTTTGCCGGACTCAATTGCATGACCTCGTAACGAACCGCAGAGTCGCGCGTAAACCTCCGTGAACTCGGCACCAAATAAGAATATTTGTGCAGAGTAATATATCCAGGCTAGGAAAACGATGAGCGACCCAGCTGCACCGTATGGCGAGCTAAAACTGCCTCGACCGAGATAAAAACCCAGTAGTCCCCGACCGATCGCGAACAGTCCGGCCGTAAACAACGCACCAATCCATACGTCGCTCCACGCAATCTTGGTATCGGGTACGAACTTGTAAATTGTGGCGAAGAGCAGCGTGACGATGCTAAATGAAATGCCAAACGACACCCACTGCCATACAGCCGGAAACGGAATGAGCTCGAACTTGCTAACCGCTGCCAATACAGTACTTGAAACCATTGACAGCATTAGAAAGAAGCCGATCCCGAGTACCATCACGAAGGCAAACAACCGTTTCATCAGGAAGCTTCTCACTACCCCGCTTGCGGCAGTGTCCACATCCCAAATTTCATTTAGTGCGTCTTGAAGTTGCGAGCACACGCTCGACGCGCCAAACAGTAAAACTAGTACGCTGAGGGTTGAGGCGATACTACTGAGATCCGGACGACTGGCGTTTGCCACAGCTGTCTCGACAAACTGCGCTCCTTTCGGGCCGATCGCGGCCTCGAGCTGTGCGAACAACTCGCCTTCGGCAACACTTTTGCCAAAAAACGCCCCGGCAACTGCGACGGCGATTACCAGCAGCGGAGCGAGCGAGAACAGGGTGTAGTAAGCGAGGGCGGCCGCCAAACGAGATGCTTTATCGTCCACCCACTCAGAGACAGTCGCTTTGAGCAAGCGGAAAAGGAGTCTCGGACTGACCACGATGATGCTCCCGGTCAAACAGCTGGATTAATTCTATTCCCAACATCCCTACAGACTAAACTGCCAGTGCAAACATCCACCATGCATGCACTCCATCAGGAGCTATTGATACAGACGAGCGGATTCGGCATGCACGTAAGAAGAATGGACGAGATCGCCGAATCCACCCACAGCGGGCAATGTAGATTGCGAGAGATGAATTACGGAGCCAGGGCGTGACCGCGCAGCAGGCTGCCGAACGTTTTAGCCGTAATCTTCATCTGCACCAGAGGATTTGCTGGCACTACGGTTTTGTACAAGTAGCTGTCGAACGTCAGACGTTGGACGTCTTTATCCGAGCACATTTCGACAAATGCCTCGCGTGTCGCGTCCGAGCGGTAAAACACGCGCTGAAGCAAATCTAGCACCAGATAGGTGGTTCCATAGCGCTTGTCCCACCGCTTGAGGTAAAGCTTGAGATCTGCCTCGCTCGGTATACGCTGACCGGAATTGGAGGTTTCGACAATCGTTTCGGCACACATCCGAGCAGATTTCGCTGCAAAGTAGATCCCCTCACCCGAAGACTTGGTAACGGTGCCGGCTGCGTCGCCCACCAGCGCTACTCGACCGCGAACGCGAACCGGACGCGGGTGCTCGGGAATTGGATGCGCTTCTACCTTAATAATTTGACCGCCGGCAATGCGCTCCGCCGCACGCGCGCGAATGCCCGCCTGCAAGTCTTTGATACGCATTTTGTTGACCTTCATCGTGCCCGTTCCGACCGCCACGTGGTCGTATTTGGGAAACACCCAGGCGTAAAAGTCGGGCGAAACGTCGTCGCCGACATACATTTCGGCTAAATCTTGGTAGTAAGCCATTTTGTCGGCTGGCAGGCGGATGCGCTCTTGGAAAGCGATCGCGTAATTATAATCGCCAGCTTCGATAGCCTTAGCCACGCGAGAATTCGCACCATCGGCTCCGATGACGAGATCGACTTGCAGAGATTTGTTCTCGCCGACGGAGTTGCCATTCGAATGATCGGCATAGTGAAGTGTGTAGGGCGCGCCACTCGTCTGTGGCAACTCCAGCGCGTACACCGTCCCATTTATGAGCTGAGCCCCCAACCGCGCGGCGCGCTGGCGCAAGAAGCCATCGAGCACTTCGCGGCGGCACATGCCGATATATTCGCCCTCGTTGATGAGATTGATGTCGACCTCAACGTTAGAAGGAGAGATCATCTTCATCTTGCGAACGCGGCGATCGACGATCTCTGGCGGCAATTCGAATTCCGAGACCATGCACAGCGGAATGGCACCGCCGCACGGTTTTGCATTGTCGAGCTTGCGCTCGAATAGATACGTTTCGATCCCCGCCTTCACCAGCGTTTCGGCAGCGGAGGATCCAGCAGGACCCGAACCGACCACAGCAACCCTCAATACCAAGGCCTTCTCTCCCAATGCGTTGCGCGACTCTACTCGAAAGGCATTTTATCGCGTGCCACTTGCCGGCTTGGCTTGCTGCGTAGATCGTCGGTGAATTTGAAACAGACGTTAACAAGACTGCGGAAAGAACTTAATATTCCTAGAGTCTTAAACCCTCGCGATCGCGCAAGCTTGGCACTCGTCTCGACGAGGACCTGCGTTCCAGCTAATTGCAATCCATGAGAACTCATAAGTCATAGTTGCGATCCCGGATGGAACTGTAGCCGAAGTAACAATACGTTTAGACCTGTCCGCAGGTAAGCCGCGTGCGTGGACTAGTGCATTCGCATGCGCGGGCGGCCATCCTAACTAACGCGGTGAGGAGGAGATCCCAGTGGAAACGCAAC
This genomic window from Rubidibacter lacunae KORDI 51-2 contains:
- a CDS encoding DEAD/DEAH box helicase, with the translated sequence MVNDLPPAPALNVEQLFPFQLDPFQLQAISAIDAGKSAVVSVPTGSGKTLVGEYAIHRALARGKRVFYTTPLKALSNQKWRDFQAAFGAEQVGLLTGDTSIERDAAIVVMTTEVFRNMLYGTRIGQVGVSLEGVEALVLDECHYMNDPSRGTVWEESIVYCPPAIQLIALSATIANADQLTDWIARVHGPTELIESDFRPVPLQFHFCNLKGLFPLLDPEGQKINPRLREKKPPRRGDKRRRERRDDCPGIAEVVERLQSRDMLPAIYFIFSRRGCDEAVRQLGSTSLVTIEEAQILQQRLENFLREHPEGARAGQAEPLTRGIAAHHAGILPAWKGLVEELFSAGLVKVVFATETLAAGINMPARTTAISSMSKRTDRGHRMLRASEFLQMSGRAGRRGMDPTGHVVCVQTRFEGAKEAAFLATKTSDPLVSQFTPTYGMVLNLLQTHTMAEAKDLLERSFAQYLATLKLAPEQQAIAGRSQELARLDIELAPIQTEHIFHFEKLHARLREEKRIAKYLHQQARETRAPAIQLALEHIAPGDIVYLKGPHIALTDAVAAAVCDRLPASPADNLLCLGADNYWYVAARDDITGIADTTIAPSEVEGLRSPDDFVLAPGRHAAGDDRSAPAAAAIAARATDPPIAPEVAAQQDKIGSLQAQLDVHPLHQWGKPGRLIKHYYRRIALREELAERNAKTREHRSQHWQEFLNICDVLRDFEALDGDTPTALGRMAAAIRADNELWLALALGSDACAALDGHQLAATVCALVSEPPRPDSNTNFEPSPFTLDALDALRRPRRLLFQVQHRNKVAIPIWLEYGSIGIIEAWVRGIDWVDLCDGTTLDEGDIVRMLRRTMDILSQIPHVPHLSESTCRTASDALAAMKRFPVED
- the der gene encoding ribosome biogenesis GTPase Der → MPQLPIVAILGRPNVGKSTLVNKLTGSREAIVHDMPGITRDRLYQPAFWRDRDFLVVDTGGLVFDDDTEFLPLIREQAAVALAEASAAVFVVDGQLGVTAGDIEIADWLRRQSVPVFLAVNKCEAPDRGALQAAQFWELGLGEPFAVSGIHGTGTGDLLDAVLPHLPPVESLDEREEIRVAIVGRPNVGKSSLLNALSGMTRAIVSPISGTTRDAVDWTVERNGQSYRIIDTAGIRKKKNVDYGPEFFGVGRAFKAIRRADVVLLVLDAIDGVTDQDLKLAGRIKDDGRAAVLVLNKWDAIEKDSNTIYTFEREIRARLHFMDWAEAIFASAQSGQRVGKILDLVDVAAAEHRRRVSTATINEVLQEATSWYTPPTNRQGRQGKIYYGTQVSSQPPTIALFVNDPLRFKDDYRRYIERQFREQLGFTGTPLRLIWRGKRAREAEPSSANRATKV
- a CDS encoding ABC transporter ATP-binding protein, encoding MPVAPSSIFVTYLQLLPFLRPQAWAIAKALACTMAFVAFWPVLAWLAGPIAKAVGEGNVSESGRLAGIALGIFLAQKIAQFGQDALMAEAALAIAYDIRQTTFAHLQRLSLDYFATAKTGDLSYRLTEDVDRIGEVVNKFFQQFLPSVLQLLAVFAFVVVLNWQLTVALAILAPMMGLLIAWFGEQIQKFSRRGQNRISDLSALLTEVFGEIRLVQAFAAEDFLLGRFRRAAETNRQARYAAERLKAIQFPVVGFLEATSVLLLFLVGSWQIGRGNLSSSEFISYGAAMLMLVDPIAITTSNYNEFKQGEASVARIFELLAMKPSVRDRPNAEPLPPVSGKVEFRNVSFGYWPDLPVVQNLNFLVHPGETVALVGPSGAGKTTLMNLLFRFYDPQSGAIYIDGTDIRTVTLWSLRRQLAIVPQETTLFSGTIAENIAFARNCSLDAIAAAARTANAHQFVTQLSQGYHTYVGERGLSLSGGQRQRVAIARAVLSNPRVLVLDEATSALDTESEALVREAVERIARERTVFVIAHRLTTVRRADRIVVLEGGRIVEVGTHDELLARSGRYAQIYARQFAD
- a CDS encoding gamma-glutamylcyclotransferase family protein, coding for MLHVFVYGTLKPGGANYATYCAGKAIVVGRAHIIGQLYDLPLGYPAAIAAGGRIEGYLLAFAHPTSLADLDELEGCNPDGLPTANDYYRKLVKV
- a CDS encoding YihY/virulence factor BrkB family protein translates to MVSPRLLFRLLKATVSEWVDDKASRLAAALAYYTLFSLAPLLVIAVAVAGAFFGKSVAEGELFAQLEAAIGPKGAQFVETAVANASRPDLSSIASTLSVLVLLFGASSVCSQLQDALNEIWDVDTAASGVVRSFLMKRLFAFVMVLGIGFFLMLSMVSSTVLAAVSKFELIPFPAVWQWVSFGISFSIVTLLFATIYKFVPDTKIAWSDVWIGALFTAGLFAIGRGLLGFYLGRGSFSSPYGAAGSLIVFLAWIYYSAQIFLFGAEFTEVYARLCGSLRGHAIESGKRS
- the chlP gene encoding geranylgeranyl reductase; this translates as MVLRVAVVGSGPAGSSAAETLVKAGIETYLFERKLDNAKPCGGAIPLCMVSEFELPPEIVDRRVRKMKMISPSNVEVDINLINEGEYIGMCRREVLDGFLRQRAARLGAQLINGTVYALELPQTSGAPYTLHYADHSNGNSVGENKSLQVDLVIGADGANSRVAKAIEAGDYNYAIAFQERIRLPADKMAYYQDLAEMYVGDDVSPDFYAWVFPKYDHVAVGTGTMKVNKMRIKDLQAGIRARAAERIAGGQIIKVEAHPIPEHPRPVRVRGRVALVGDAAGTVTKSSGEGIYFAAKSARMCAETIVETSNSGQRIPSEADLKLYLKRWDKRYGTTYLVLDLLQRVFYRSDATREAFVEMCSDKDVQRLTFDSYLYKTVVPANPLVQMKITAKTFGSLLRGHALAP